A genomic stretch from Hydrogenimonas urashimensis includes:
- the ppk2 gene encoding polyphosphate kinase 2 — protein MAKKNETMEELKEFEDVEVCGNSDPLPVLLKKKKAIRKYLEAEELKPYQAELIKLQKHLEINKLKMIILFEGRDAAGKGGTIRRVTRYMNEKHYRVVALGKPTEEQRTQWYFQRYVEQFPRGGEIVLFDRSWYNRAMVEPVFGFCTPEEYRTFIEDTPSFEKGLVRNGIILIKLYFSVTKEEQRRRFERRKTDPLRQWKLSEVDLQAQERWDDFTNMKYEMLKHTHTTIAPWTIIRSDNKHLARLNVMRVILNSIHYEGRDEMLDYVPDSNIVVSGAREIELMEAQRLRSGKFIG, from the coding sequence TTGGCCAAAAAGAATGAAACGATGGAAGAGTTGAAAGAATTCGAAGACGTGGAAGTATGCGGCAACAGCGACCCGCTGCCGGTTCTTTTGAAAAAGAAAAAGGCGATAAGGAAGTATCTCGAGGCCGAGGAACTCAAACCCTACCAGGCAGAACTCATCAAACTTCAGAAACATCTGGAAATCAATAAGCTGAAAATGATCATTCTCTTTGAAGGACGGGACGCCGCGGGCAAGGGAGGAACGATTCGCCGTGTCACCCGCTACATGAACGAAAAACATTACCGTGTCGTCGCTTTGGGCAAACCGACCGAAGAGCAGAGGACACAGTGGTATTTCCAGCGCTACGTGGAGCAGTTTCCCCGGGGCGGCGAAATCGTGCTTTTCGACCGCAGCTGGTACAACCGCGCAATGGTGGAACCGGTATTCGGTTTCTGCACACCCGAGGAATACCGGACATTCATCGAAGACACCCCAAGCTTCGAAAAGGGACTGGTCCGCAACGGCATCATACTCATCAAACTCTATTTCAGTGTGACGAAAGAGGAACAGCGCCGCCGTTTCGAACGTCGCAAGACCGACCCTCTGCGCCAATGGAAACTGAGCGAAGTCGACCTGCAGGCACAGGAGCGGTGGGACGACTTCACCAACATGAAGTATGAGATGCTCAAACACACCCACACCACCATCGCCCCCTGGACCATCATCCGCTCCGACAACAAGCATCTCGCCCGCCTCAATGTCATGCGGGTCATCCTCAATTCCATCCATTACGAGGGACGCGACGAAATGCTCGACTACGTTCCCGACAGCAACATCGTCGTATCCGGTGCCAGGGAGATCGAACTGATGGAGGCGCAGCGGCTGCGAAGCGGCAAATTCATCGGATAG
- a CDS encoding valine--tRNA ligase, translating to MSEKKGYDPHEIEEQFYNIWESGGCFEIDGNRAIQKPGRNFCIMMPPPNVTGSLHIGHALTFTLQDIIVRYKRMDGYRTLWQPGTDHAGIATQNVVEKQLLAEGKTKEDLGREAFLQRVWEWKEHSGGMIVHQMRKLGVSPAWSRERFTMDEGLKNAVRKAFVQLYEEGLIVRGNYMVNWCTHDGALSDIEVEYEEHDGKLYHIRYPLADEEGFVVVATTRPETYFGDTAVMVHPDDERYKHLIGKKVRLPLIGREIPIIADEHVDMEFGTGVVKVTPAHDPNDYEVGKRHNLDFITVFDEKGILNKFAGEFEGHERLDAREKIVKRLYEEGYIEKTEEHRHQVGHCYRCHNVVEPYISKQWFVKKEIATRAIEKVNAGEAKFFPPHWINSYNAWMSDLRDWCISRQLWWGHRIPVFYCNDCGHEWADENEHPEKCPECGSTRMTQDPDVLDTWFSSALWPFSTLGWGNGEALKGVKWNEGDIENFYPNDLLITGFDILFFWVARMIMMGEHFMKELPFKDIYLHALVRDEHGNKMSKSRGNVIDPLDTIEQYSADALRFTLAVLAVQGRDIRLSSEKLDQSRNFTNKLYNAAKYLQMNVPRFENLEEIEVKTPLGRYILSRFSLAVEETRGFIDQYRFNDAATTLYRFLWGEFCDWGIELSKASKESVAELGAIFKEAMKLLHPFMPFITEYLWHRLSETTVQKEGSIMVMPYPENLPRDESIEREFSLIIEAIVAIRRAKATVDMPGKKIEIAYVKPDAAMDGKLAAPFIRLLAKTENVTFVDEKVENAITDVSDHMEVYLPLTDIDLQPILERLEKQQSKLTKEVVKLSGMLKNEKFVANAPAHVVEENRKALEDAKKKLEKIEAELLQLTQI from the coding sequence ATGAGCGAGAAAAAAGGGTACGATCCCCACGAAATCGAAGAGCAATTTTACAACATCTGGGAAAGCGGCGGCTGTTTCGAAATCGACGGCAACCGGGCGATTCAAAAACCCGGCCGCAATTTTTGCATCATGATGCCGCCTCCGAACGTCACGGGAAGTCTTCATATCGGGCATGCACTCACTTTCACGCTGCAGGATATCATCGTACGCTACAAGCGCATGGACGGTTACAGAACCCTCTGGCAGCCGGGGACGGACCATGCGGGCATCGCGACACAGAATGTCGTTGAAAAGCAGCTGCTGGCCGAAGGAAAAACCAAAGAGGACCTGGGGCGCGAAGCGTTTCTTCAGCGGGTCTGGGAGTGGAAAGAGCACAGCGGCGGCATGATCGTCCACCAGATGCGCAAGCTCGGCGTCTCACCCGCCTGGAGCCGTGAACGCTTCACGATGGACGAAGGGCTCAAAAACGCCGTGCGAAAAGCTTTCGTGCAGCTTTACGAAGAGGGGCTCATCGTCCGGGGAAACTACATGGTCAACTGGTGTACCCACGACGGTGCTTTGAGCGACATCGAAGTCGAGTATGAGGAACACGACGGAAAACTCTATCACATCCGCTATCCGCTGGCGGATGAAGAGGGCTTCGTCGTCGTCGCAACGACCCGGCCCGAAACCTATTTCGGCGATACCGCCGTCATGGTCCATCCCGACGATGAGCGCTACAAGCATCTGATCGGCAAAAAGGTGCGGCTGCCGCTGATCGGCCGTGAAATTCCGATCATCGCCGACGAACATGTCGATATGGAGTTCGGAACGGGCGTGGTCAAAGTCACCCCCGCCCACGACCCCAACGACTACGAAGTCGGAAAACGCCACAACCTCGATTTTATCACGGTGTTCGATGAAAAAGGGATTCTCAACAAATTCGCCGGCGAGTTCGAAGGTCACGAAAGGCTCGACGCGAGAGAGAAAATCGTCAAGCGCCTCTATGAGGAGGGATACATCGAAAAAACAGAGGAGCATCGCCATCAGGTGGGCCACTGCTACCGCTGCCACAACGTTGTCGAACCCTATATCTCCAAACAGTGGTTCGTCAAAAAGGAGATAGCGACCAGAGCCATCGAAAAAGTCAATGCCGGTGAGGCGAAATTTTTCCCGCCCCACTGGATCAACAGTTACAACGCATGGATGAGCGACCTCAGAGACTGGTGCATCAGCCGCCAGCTCTGGTGGGGACACCGCATTCCGGTCTTCTACTGCAACGACTGCGGCCATGAATGGGCGGACGAGAACGAACACCCCGAAAAATGTCCCGAATGCGGCAGCACCCGCATGACGCAGGACCCCGACGTTCTGGACACCTGGTTCAGTTCGGCTCTCTGGCCTTTTTCGACACTGGGTTGGGGCAACGGCGAGGCCCTCAAAGGTGTCAAATGGAACGAGGGAGACATCGAAAACTTCTATCCCAACGACCTTCTGATCACTGGTTTCGACATCCTCTTTTTCTGGGTTGCGAGAATGATCATGATGGGAGAGCATTTCATGAAAGAGCTCCCTTTCAAAGATATCTATCTCCATGCCCTCGTACGGGACGAGCATGGCAACAAAATGTCCAAATCCCGCGGCAACGTCATCGATCCCCTCGATACGATCGAGCAGTACAGCGCCGACGCGCTTCGCTTCACTCTCGCCGTCCTGGCCGTACAGGGCCGGGACATCCGGCTAAGCAGCGAGAAGCTGGACCAGAGTAGGAATTTCACCAACAAGCTCTACAATGCCGCGAAATACCTGCAGATGAATGTGCCCCGCTTCGAAAACCTCGAAGAGATCGAAGTCAAAACGCCGCTGGGCCGCTATATTCTTTCCCGGTTCTCGCTCGCTGTCGAAGAGACAAGGGGCTTCATCGACCAGTACCGTTTCAACGACGCCGCCACGACCCTTTACCGTTTCCTCTGGGGAGAGTTCTGCGACTGGGGCATCGAGCTGAGCAAGGCGAGCAAAGAGAGTGTCGCGGAGCTGGGGGCCATCTTCAAAGAGGCGATGAAGCTGCTGCACCCCTTCATGCCTTTCATCACCGAATACCTCTGGCACAGGCTCTCGGAAACGACCGTCCAAAAAGAGGGCTCCATCATGGTGATGCCCTACCCCGAGAATCTGCCGCGGGACGAATCGATCGAACGGGAATTTTCCCTTATCATCGAGGCGATCGTAGCCATACGCCGGGCGAAAGCGACAGTGGATATGCCGGGCAAAAAGATCGAAATCGCCTATGTCAAGCCGGACGCGGCGATGGACGGAAAACTCGCCGCCCCTTTTATCCGGCTCCTTGCCAAAACGGAAAACGTGACGTTTGTGGACGAAAAGGTTGAAAATGCCATTACCGACGTCAGCGACCACATGGAGGTCTATCTGCCCCTGACGGATATCGATCTGCAACCCATACTGGAGCGTCTTGAAAAACAGCAGAGCAAACTGACCAAAGAGGTCGTCAAACTCTCGGGCATGCTCAAAAACGAAAAATTCGTCGCCAACGCTCCCGCCCACGTGGTCGAAGAGAACCGAAAGGCCCTCGAGGACGCGAAGAAGAAACTGGAGAAAATCGAAGCGGAACTGTTACAGCTCACACAGATCTGA